TATTTAAATTGTAAAGAAAGATTATGatatcttttatatatataaatatatatatatatatatatatataatgcaattttttatatttatcaaTGATTCTCTATCTGTGATGTTTTAAATGGTTGTAGACCTTAATCAGTTTCTAATGGATTTTTCTCTTGCTCTAatgctttcagaagaaaaaggcatttgCACAAGAAGCTTCTTTCTTTGATACTGATATTactagaaataaatatttcttaaaatggaaataattttcactttGTTCTGACACACATTTTCTAATGAACTGTCTGCTCAACAAATAAAGCGAGTTGTCTAAAATTAGCAATAAGCTTCACTCAGGTCTAAAAATACAAGTCTATAATGTACATAAATTCTACTTTATCATTCCCAGAACTGTTGTTCCTAGTTCTAGAGGGCATGCTCTAACTAGTAAAGGTGAATGATACAGCTGCTTTAATGTTAACTTTAAATGTTTGCAATCTCAGATTTGCAGTGATTACTTAGTGCAACTGCAAGGTTTTTATTCCCATGTTCATTGCACCCAAAGCAGTAGCATATGTGTATGTGTTTGCCCGAGGATTCAGGAATCTTTTCTTGAGTGTTGAACAGTTTGGGATAAACCTGTAAACAAGAGCTTCTGCGTTTGTCCTGCCCTTCCTGACCAAAACCAATCTGTGTTGGGAAGGCAGAGCCCTCTGGAAGGCAGCTCAGCACTTTGCCAGCCAGTCCCTTCACATCTCCTGGGGGAAGCTGGTGGCCACTTGAGCCACGTCCTGTCCCAGACCTCCCAGAGAGAGACGCAACAGTGATCTCTGCCAAACGCAACACTGTGTGCAGGAATTGCACCCTGCCTAGAAAAGATGAGGAAGGGCTTGAACTCTGCAATACCTGGTGAGCAGTTAGGCCTGATGCTCTTTTAGAGGgaggaactgctgctgcagaaaatcCTTTCCCTGTCATTGAATATgatcaaaagcaaaattttccaATCCCTGCCTCTTCGCTAGAGCTGACTCTGCAGTGTCCAAGGATGCTTCTTCAAAGTAGGGATAACTCCCAGAGGAAAGAACCTCCTTCTTTGCTGCCAGGGCAGGTGCAGCATTGCGGCAGGAACAGGACCTCTGTGCCTGGGTTACTTCCCACAGAAGTGGGTCACTACAGCAGAAGGAATGCTCAGCAGTTCCTGCACTAGCTCTGAACTGCACTGCTCAGCCTGCCAGGGGACAGTGAGTATCCCAGCACTCCAGATGTCGCATGCATCGCTTGACCAGCAAGGCAGGAGCTGAAGTCATGTCATCCCCTTCCCTACTCCAGTCCTGAAAATCCTGACACTGGgaatctcattaaaaataaatcaagggttaatgggaaagaaaaataaatttaaaaatattcacaacatatttgctgcacattttaCTCTATTCTCTGTCTGCCATGAACTCGAGAGCAGGCATAACATTCATCGAATTCACTGCCTCCCGATTAAGTCATGACAGCCCATCTGTGTTGCAGCAAGTACAGAACGTGACCTATTATCTCACAAGAAAATAGCACACCACCTGACTGCCAAAAGCACCTCGTGACTTGGCACCCAAATGTCTCAGTACTCACATCAACATACATTTTCAGGACTAACTCCCACAGCCTGAATCAGCCAACTGTGAAATTCAGCTGAACTCTGAATAAACCGGATAAAACCAGCTTTCTCATATGCCAAATCACAAATTATACAATGACCATAATTTGCTGTTACAGATCCTTAGCTTAAAAGGAGTAGTTAACAATTGCCACGTGACTCTAGGCTGATGAATCACTTACTACTTTAATGACAGGCCATAAAATCCATCTTTTAATCTCATGTACCCCTTTGCCCACTGCTATACAAAAGGAATCTGGTGCAGGTTTGATGGTCTTGAACATCCTGTTTAATTTACAATGGGAAAATGCATCTCCAAAGATTGTAGCCATTCAAAATTTTTCCATAAGGTGCAGTTCAACACTGCTGTATGGGAGAGAATTCATATATTGCTTTATGGAAAGATGGATGATAatcatatttgcattttatgcTTGCAAAGTGCATTTCATTTGCAAATTTACACAATGTCTGATGCTAAGGTTTGCCTGAGGTGTCCTGCAAGATCTGCCTGGTCttctctgaacatttttttgCCCAGGTTTGGAGTATATACCCTGAAGATGCAGAAAGACCACTTCACTACATCTTTGACTTTTTGCATTGTGAATGGAAGAACAAACTAAGAAGTCATTttgttgtctttcttttttctaggaaaaaaaaacaactctaaAGAGCTCATTATTGGATGCCAACATGAAAACGGGAATCTACATACTTCTcttaaatgaaatatattttgaattcaTCCAGGCTGATATCAAACCTAAATTtccaaaggaggaaaaagagagtAATTTCTTGGAAAGAAGTAACATCAGTATTTCCAAAGAGTGGTATCATCACAAAAATATCTCTAAGCCTTTTGAACACCAAGGTTTTGAAGACCAAGGTTTTGAAGACCTCACTCTTCACaacttcactgaaaaaaatgcaaattttggaTTTAACCTCTACAGAAAAATTGCAATGACACATGATAACAATGTAATCATCTCTCCCCTTTCTGTGTCAGCTCTCATGAGTGTCTATATGATGGCAGCCAAAGGAGAAACACACAGACAAATTGTAAAAGGTCTAAACCTCCATGATGTGAAAGACAGAGTGGATCACCAACATTTACCAGCTTTGTTTAAACAACTGATAGGTAACATCACAATGAATGAAGAATTTCTCCTCATGCAAggtattctttcttttattcaaAAGGACTTCAAACTCAAGGAGTCTTTCCTGAATTTATCTAAGCAGTACTTTGATATGGAATTCCTGAAAGTGGACTTTGGAAACTTAACACAGGCAAAACTTTTCATCAATCAAAACATTAACAAAATGACCAAAGGAAAAATCCCAGGGCTTTTTGAAGAGCTGGACCGCCATAATAAACTGGTGCTTGTGGactacattttctttaaaggtaatcactgtttttattttgcagaataattatttattagGAGAATCAAGACTCTAACTTAAGCTACATTAGGGagagtttaaattaatttagatgTCCTGTTTTCTCTATGTCTTTATCTAAGTTTACTTTTTTCTATTAAGCTTATTtaataggaaattatttttcatgataGGGAACCACAATTCTTCTATGCTGTCTTCCATACAATAGAGTCTCAAAGGGAACAAAAACCCCTGCATCAAACTGTCTCAGTCCATCTCCAAATTATCCCTCTTTATGACAGGaaacaatgttttattttcattcatccattaaaatgaaaaagtctTAATCACAATAGTCTTAAATGCTGAATACTGGGCATAAAATCATGGACTGCTTCAACATAGAACACAAAATCATTGAAACAAAAATGATTTCTCTATTTCCATCAAGAATCATCTGCCCTGGAGAAACCCAAGTACCCCGTTATATTACCTTACAGGGTGAGGGAAAGAAATACCAGTGATGGGCAGAAACCTGTCCATGGAGAAGTCACTGAATTTTATCCAAAAtattggaaaattaaattaaatacaggATACTGAACAGCTGGTAGAGAATTTCAGAGAAGGTTACATGTTAGGAAAGGTCAGATGTTCACCAGGCATTGATAAAACAAAGATAACATAAATTCTGAACTTGAGTGGCAAccttagaaaaatatttcccttctttctgtGCAAATGAAGCAGTTTATTTTGTGGattactttggtttttttctgtaaaataatttatatacaataaacataaaatatactgaaattATCCACTTATCCCAGACACAACTGATAGCCACTTCAACTAGAttcagaatatatattttaaacattttagaacatttttctgaacaaaTCTAAACAcacataattatttaatttctttctttcctcaggCAAGTGGGTCTATCCATTTAATTCCAAATTCACAGAAATTGAGACTTTCCACATAAACAAATACAGAAGCGTACAAGTGCCTATGATGTTCAAGtcagataaaattaattcaacTTTTGATGAGAACTTAAGATGCACTGTGATAAAGATACCTTACAAAGGGAATGCCCACATGCTGATTGTTATCCCAGAAAAAGAGGGAGACTACATTTCAATTGAAGACCATTTGACTACAGAGCTTGTGGAATCCTGGCTTGGAAACATGAAAACCAGGTATTGTTTGACACCCATGGGGCCCTAATGTCTTTGATGTCTactgcagcaaagcagcaaagcccagcaaAGATTAGCTGGTCTTCCTAAGCCTTTTCCCCTGGTAGCATCTCTGTGGCAAGAGGTATCTACAGAGTAGAGGTCCTTTAATGGCTCATCCACAGATCAAGTGGCATGTGAAAGTTTTGACTCCAAGGGGATAAAACTTTGGCTCATCTCAGTTAAAAATGTCTCTCTCTGTGAGGGCATGAGTCTTTCCATATTCTCCCTTAGGTCTCCTCTCTCCTTAAATTAGTACTGCCA
This portion of the Vidua chalybeata isolate OUT-0048 chromosome 6, bVidCha1 merged haplotype, whole genome shotgun sequence genome encodes:
- the SERPINA10 gene encoding protein Z-dependent protease inhibitor, with the protein product MKTGIYILLLNEIYFEFIQADIKPKFPKEEKESNFLERSNISISKEWYHHKNISKPFEHQGFEDQGFEDLTLHNFTEKNANFGFNLYRKIAMTHDNNVIISPLSVSALMSVYMMAAKGETHRQIVKGLNLHDVKDRVDHQHLPALFKQLIGNITMNEEFLLMQGILSFIQKDFKLKESFLNLSKQYFDMEFLKVDFGNLTQAKLFINQNINKMTKGKIPGLFEELDRHNKLVLVDYIFFKGKWVYPFNSKFTEIETFHINKYRSVQVPMMFKSDKINSTFDENLRCTVIKIPYKGNAHMLIVIPEKEGDYISIEDHLTTELVESWLGNMKTRKVDISFPKFKLEQKYKMKKLLQGLGIKKLFTRSADLSHLTDHEYVAVSQVVQNAVIEVDEEGTEAAAASGSEITAFTVPPVIKVDRPFLFMIFEETFKTLLFIGRVIDPTEM